GCAGCCAGTGCCACGCGAGTACCACAATCTCCACCAGCGCGCTGTCATGCGTACAGACGCGCCGGGCACTCGCTGTCAAAAAACGGCAGCTCCTGAGCACTGACGGAAAACAACATCTTCCCGTCAGGAGCACCCGGTGGCCGATCGATTCGAGCACCGACTGGAAGCGGCTGCGCACTAGACCGGGACTCTTCCAGACATCCAATTCCAGCGTCTGGCTTCTCGCGGGCCATTCCAGCGGGCAGAGGCCACCATCCAGCAGAGCGGCCAGATTGCATAACATGCAATTTTTCCGACGAACGAACGCGCCTGCCCACGCCGACAGTGAAGCGCACGGACGCGAAAACATTACATAAAGTACCTGTAGCCAGCACGCAGCTGACCTCGTTTGGTGGTGCGAGATTCTGAGATGCACCCGTACCAGGGTGACAGATGACAGGCGCTTCCAGGCTCGAACGGAACCACTATTTGGCCTATCGATTTTGTGGTAACAAGCAGTCGAGGCGGGTTTTTGCGCgccgatgtttttttattcacataCCACTGGGCTAATCTCTTGTCTCACTGAATGCGGCGCTCGCTTTTTAACTCTAAAACATACGTCTCCTGCTTTGGAAAAGTATTTCCTCGCGTTTATCATGGGGTAAGAATAGTAGATGATCAGCTTAATGTATACACAGAGTCCTTACACATAGTTGCAATAAGTACGTTGGGTACAACACACCTCATTTAAGCGTGTTTGGATCACATACGCTTTGCGCTCACTgcggttgattgatttatgtcAGAATGCAATCTTTGGCTTTGCGGTGCATGCATCGGCGTACCACCAGGTCTTGACGTCCCGGTAGTACTGCACCTTTTCCTGTGCGCCCACGCTATGCAGCTTCACGCACAGGTCGCAAAATGAGCTTGTATCCTCAAGCGCGTAATGCTCCTTCCACCAGAAGTACCGCACGTACTCCGACGGGTTGTCGACGAGATATCGCAGATGCTCCACCAGTGCATCCACTGTTTCATAGTCCTGTACGTCGATGTACGAGCCAGGTGGCATGAAGCGGTTGTAATCAGCTCCACCGTACACAACAGGCACAATGTCATGCTCAAGCGCGTTGTACAGCTTCTCGGTAACGTAATCGACACACAGCGAGTTCTCGAACGATAGGTAGAACCAGTACACCGTGTCCAGCATCTGATCACACTCAGGTTTGCCCCGAGGGCATCTGCAACAGAACGGTGCGTTAGTGTTGATTGACAGCTAACCTACAGCTATAGGACACTAAGGACGTACGTCAGAGGCCCACAGGAACCGTAAACGTCTACTTCCAAACGGGCGGACTGCATCTTCTGCACCAATCGATCTCGTTCCGATAAAGCCCCACAGTGTGACACAAACTGGGCGGCCATTCGGCGCTTCTGGGAGACGATGGCCTCCAATGTCGCGTTGGTGTAGTTATCGAACCCAttccgccaggctggacggAATGCCGGTGCGATCACCTCACCACTCTCCAGCTCGACGATGTTCTTGTAGTTAAACAGCACGTCCGAATCGAGCCGATACGTCATCGTCCAGTTGAAGTAGTTCGCCTCCAGTTCGAGCTTGTGCTTCGTGTGAGCCGGCGATTCCATCACGGCAGCTACGTACACCTGCTGAGGTCTTCGAACGTCCGGTAAAGGCCGATCCCAGGATGACGCCACGTGGAACACAAGTGCGTCATAGTCAGCCACAGACGGCAGCAGATTGTGGTAGCTCGTCAGCACACATTTCGTCTCTGGACAGTACTTCATACGGAAGTAGTCCGGCCCGAGTGTTTCCGCCATCAAACCCCACTGACTTTGCTCGAAGAAGCTGGTGTACAGCAGCACGTACAGAATTCGCCCGGTATCCTTCGCCGATCGTTCGCGGTTGAAGTCAGCCAGTACGCTGTAACTGTTGATGCTTGCCTTCATGCATCGTTCGTACACGATGAGCTTCAGGAACAGATAGATGCCCACCAGGGCGCACGCAAACCCGATGTATTTGATGCGCATCGCGCAAGCGTCTTAACATCCGAGGAGTTCGAGCATGCGCTCTTACCACGCTCTACGCTCGCTAGCGATCAACTGCAACCAGATGGCTTTGGGTTGATCTGctggctttctttctttctttctagGAAGAACGAACGCACTCACCACTTCACTGGCAAACGTCACGCAACGATTGTCATTAGGGTGTGAAGTGATGGAGTTTCGAACCCAACGCGGGTCTGCTTCACATCGAAGCGTGCTCCGATATCAGCCGGGTTCCATATCTACGATCCTCTCCAATCGGTTTCCGTCACCAAAACGCGATTGAACTGTCAGCGTGAAAGAGGAAGAAACTCGCCCCGTTGATAAGGTGGTGCCTTATTTAACAATCCGTGCGGGCTCGGCTAACAATGAAGGGTGTTTGTTTACACTATGATAAGCCGCGCGGTTGGATTACTCAGCCCTTCGGAGCGAGCAATACCAAAAAGGGTGCAGGCTAtccattttttgtatttctttcgTGGTGTTTCTTTCCTCTGTTTGCTGAAGCCCGACAACGCCCAAACCGGtagaaaagcgaaccgatgctcggtgggtttatttgttcctttttcagGCTAGCAAGAGCAAGAATCGCCACATCCGGTCGTGCCCGTCGAACCATCGGAATCGGCCGAACCGGTGGCAACGGCTGAGCAGCAGCACGAACCTTTCTGCTCGCCTTCTATCACATCCCGTCCAGTGGCGCCCCCTTGTGGCCGGTTGCTTGAACTAGTGttgcaagtgcaagtgcagcCGGAATCGCATGGCCTGCAGCCGCAACTGCGCTTGCTCATCATGCGCAAACATGGACAgtctgagagagagagaatgagagagaaaaaagtccCAAGTGAGCGAGAGTCAAGCTCAAGATTGGTGTCACCAGCAGGAACGAACCTTTGCCACACGTGCGACACGGCATGGCGGGAAGAGTTCTGAAGGAAGTGACGAATGAAATCGGTTGATCGTACAGAAGAAGGGTTGATCGAGGGCGACACGTGTCGTTGAGTGTTTGCTGGGGCACTTATGAGAAGTTTTTCGATCAGGTTCACCACGCAGGAACAACGTGCAATCTATTACGTCGGAAAATACAGTCCGTCAGACAAACGCTTTCAACTCACAAAATGGTTCGAAATGCGAATCCAGTTGCACTCAAACCTTCCGCCCCACACACAGGTTAGGTAATCTTACGCGAAAGAACCGAAGCAGCAACCGCACGGATGCACCACCGATCAGACAGTGGCCTAATCGATCGAGCGTGCGACAAAAAAGGCCGAGATCGAGCGGAAAGTAGAACTAGCGCAGCTAAAAATGCACGCCGTCTGCCGCGATGCACGCAAGCCGATGCACATGCACCAGTTCGATCGGCGGCTGACCTTCTCCGCGAGCCACCTAATGGCGGCTAATGTCGCGGTGGAAATGATAATAGCCGCACATTCCCCGACGCAGCTTAATTACAGAGGTGAGGGAGAGTACCGAacgctttttccctccccaacgCACTggcgtttttccctccccaacgCAGACAAACACAGGCTATAGTAATCGTTAACAATTCGTTTATTTCCCACTCTAATGATACAGTATCCCGCAACCATTTTGCCTCTTTCTAAGGGGCGTAACAAACCAATTATGTGATTTTTAAGCTAGCAGAGCATTTAGTAAGGTTAAGAAGGCACCAGAGGCATCACGCTGGATCACTTTTCCTGGAATGGATCCTTCGCGATGTACTTATCCAAGGCAGCGTTGCTTTCCGGGTCGAGAGCAGACAGCTCCGAGAAGCCTTCCTCATCGACGAAGCAAATCTCGTGACCATCCGGATCGGCCAGAATGATCACGCGAACTGTCGCCTTCCCTGGGGTATCGAGCGAGATGAGCGGTGTCAATACGGTTCCACCGGCCGCCCGGACAAGCTCGTCAATTCGCGGTTGTTCCGCGTGCGGGACAGCAAACGCAATCCGACCGTATGCCTTGGCCCGATCCAACGCTTTACCGGCTGCAAGTTGGCGCAACTCCAACACGAACTTTCCCTGGTCGTACGAAAGCTGCAGGGCATCCGTCGATGCACCCGCAACCGGAGCCATTGTGAGCGTATCCGCCCAGTAACGGCGCGATCGCTCGAGATCAGTTACGTGTAGGCCAACGCGCTGTACTGGATCGGCACCGGGTTGGACCGATTCAGGGAGAACGAACACCCGGTACCCGTCCGGGGACACGAGAGTCGCGTGCTGACCGGATGCGCCCTCCTCGACCGGATAACCGTGGGTTCGTGCTCGCTCGACAATCTCCGTAGATCGGATCGTGATGCCAGCGAAGTCATTGCCGAGCGCGTACTCCTTCACGCCGTAGTTGTACGTCAGCTCGATCACGAAGTGGGAAGCTTCCGGACCGTAACCGATCATTGTTTTGCTCCAGCGGTTGTCATAGGGTCtgatgaaatttaataaagAAATGTCAATCGATTCGTTGCGTGAAACTCTCGGTAAAGGCTCTTACCCGTTGCAGGCGGCATCACAGCCTTGTGTGAATTCCTCGTGACGCAGGACCTACGAcaatggaaaaaagggaaccgatTATGTGTCTGGAAACTAACGTACACCTAACCTCGAGCCACTCACCTTCATGCCCAATATCTCCCGGAAGAAGTGGATGTTCTTCGCACGGTTTCCGATCTTGAAGACATAATGCAGGGCGCGGGCGGATATCATCTTGCGAGTACACTCGGAACAGCGACTAGAGATTGCGGTGAGATTGCGCTGGTTCTTAAATAGTAGCTGCGCTCGTAGATGGACGGAATGGCCGAATTGAATGTTCCCGGTGCAACGGCTGTTTAAGTTATGATAGCGTTGCGACGACTCTCGTGGAATGTTTGCTTACCGAACAATGTGGAGGGTAGTTGCTTTACTTGCAGGTGACGCAGAGGCTTCTGTGGGAAAAGGTTAATGTAGTGGGCACTCAGATTCGTGGAAAATAGCTACCGCCGTAGCCGGGAGGAGTTGTATGAGTTTACGTACCAACGTGACAGTTCGTAGCTACCTCGGTTAAAGCTGCAATATTTCGGCTTGAATTTATCTTTCCACAACGAGCGGCCGGTTTAGTTtcatataattaaaataattatgaagATTCAAATTAATATCTAACCGAGTATTCGTTAATGCAACAGATTTACAACAGCCGAAATCGTTAAATGTCATAATATTTGCGTCACTGAATCACTGTGCGTTTTCTTCTGGACATaattgtacaaaataaatttgttcaTAAATTACGATACAGAAAACCATGAAAAGTACAGTCAGCTTTGAAATAAACCTTCGTTTACGGAATAAGAGATTTTTAAGAACAGTTACAATAAATctaaaatggaaaaatcacGCCATTTTCATAGATATTTCCAACAGTGTGATGAAGTATCTCAATCAACGAGCATAAACCAAAACATATTACCATGAAAGTTGCATGTAACGCTTACAAGTACGCTTGCACGCAATTGATTACTATAGGTCAACAAtta
This genomic interval from Anopheles nili chromosome X, idAnoNiliSN_F5_01, whole genome shotgun sequence contains the following:
- the LOC128728496 gene encoding glyoxalase domain-containing protein 4; protein product: MISARALHYVFKIGNRAKNIHFFREILGMKVLRHEEFTQGCDAACNGPYDNRWSKTMIGYGPEASHFVIELTYNYGVKEYALGNDFAGITIRSTEIVERARTHGYPVEEGASGQHATLVSPDGYRVFVLPESVQPGADPVQRVGLHVTDLERSRRYWADTLTMAPVAGASTDALQLSYDQGKFVLELRQLAAGKALDRAKAYGRIAFAVPHAEQPRIDELVRAAGGTVLTPLISLDTPGKATVRVIILADPDGHEICFVDEEGFSELSALDPESNAALDKYIAKDPFQEK
- the LOC128728469 gene encoding alpha-(1,3)-fucosyltransferase C — encoded protein: MRIKYIGFACALVGIYLFLKLIVYERCMKASINSYSVLADFNRERSAKDTGRILYVLLYTSFFEQSQWGLMAETLGPDYFRMKYCPETKCVLTSYHNLLPSVADYDALVFHVASSWDRPLPDVRRPQQVYVAAVMESPAHTKHKLELEANYFNWTMTYRLDSDVLFNYKNIVELESGEVIAPAFRPAWRNGFDNYTNATLEAIVSQKRRMAAQFVSHCGALSERDRLVQKMQSARLEVDVYGSCGPLTCPRGKPECDQMLDTVYWFYLSFENSLCVDYVTEKLYNALEHDIVPVVYGGADYNRFMPPGSYIDVQDYETVDALVEHLRYLVDNPSEYVRYFWWKEHYALEDTSSFCDLCVKLHSVGAQEKVQYYRDVKTWWYADACTAKPKIAF